The DNA segment tcaaGGACTTTTGtgtaatttcttttgttgacCCTAATCCCTTATTAACATGGGATTAGGGCTAACGAATTGATTGATTCTGTTTCTTATCTACTACTCATCTAACAAACTCATTATCATTTTATACAATTCCAAATATTACCTACTGAACAGTTCTGATGTTGTTTCCTACTTGCATACCATGTAAAAATTTGAAGTGATCACTTGTCATATGATCTCTGTACAATTTTCTAAAATGGCCCAAAAAATTAGACACGAACATGTCAAAAATTGCAAAATTACATTTTTAATattagaaaaacataaaaaagggagaaaatgcTCTTTTCATAAGTTGCATATATGCCACCTACAACATGCAGTTTGCAttagaaataattaaaattaaaaattgccTGCATAAATTACTTTCAGTACTTAAATGGATGTCAAATAGACAAGCTTTACTGTGTCTGACTTACTCCTTGGAGTCTTCAACTAACTTGATGGTcataaaacttgaaattttttattttggaggATGGACATAGGCTCTTATGTGGAAAACCATAAACAGCCTAATTTGTTTTGGGTAAGCAGCTCTATCTTTTAGTTTTTACATTAAAATGTATATGAACGCCTTCCATAACAAACTTCGCATTCAGATAGAAGgaatttatcaaatttcaaGCTCAAAAGAAATTGTCACTTTTCTGCAATTTGAAGGTAGAATATGCAAGATACACCCTGATAATGCCATGAGATACTAGTGCATATAGTTATGACTGATACATTATAGTTACACCCCTTGAAGCTAATCGAGGGGTGCAATCCATCAGttttcttaaaagttaaaagcagtatcacaaatatcattctctaGTTTTTAATGGCGAGAATTTTCTCAGGTTTTTAACGGcaaagttgcttttttttttttgggaaaaactcagaaaattttaaaaaataaaaaaaaaggtgtaaatgaaataaatgagaaactaataggaaaacataaagaaaactatataaaagtgaGAAAAGGAATGTTTTagtgataataaaaatgatgaaaataattcagTCTAAGTTTCTATTTAAATCCATGATgatatcaatgctaaaaaatagaaaaataaaaaattggggaaaaatgtgaaaaaaaatgtgataataacgagataaatattttttccatttttttaaatatcatgattttttctttttttccgtttttcttatttttgaccttaatatcgcgatatttttgaaaatatcgtgaaATCTGTGACACTAGTTAAAAGCTACATCACGTATCATAATATCTTGCATAATACACTGTTTTGCTTTACTTGCAACATTGGCTTCCTTTGTCAATTCTCACTCTGACAACTACAATAACTGTCATACAATGGTTTCTTGTGTGTGcagaaattttcataaaaacataGGTGCAGGCGTGGGTGcagagagtatatatatatatacggacTTCGCTGcctgaaaacaacaaaattaataaTTAACAAGCTGTGATGGCATTAATGCAACAGAAAGGAAAGCAATTGTCCATTGACGCACACAAGCTGACCCTCAACTCACAACAATTCGGGTGCAacaacttttttgaagagtccatgtCACTTAGATAATATGTGTACGTATATGTTGTGTGTATAAGCGCATGATTTTGTACATGCAGGAGGCAGGAGCATGTTAGATACCAAGACAAAATCAATTTGTACTACATACCTGTGAGTAAGAAAATGACACAAGCCTGGAATTCCCAAGCCATCTCAATCCTTTAATAGCAGTGCCATGAACAGACAGGCTTGTTGCAACTGCATTGGCAGCTACATCAACAACATCGATCATTCCACCTTGGGTCCCCAAAGCAACCAATGGAACACATGCTGCTGGACTGTTCCCACCACCTTCACATGAGAAAAGGAACAGGTCAAACACTAAAGAAATGATAAGCCTTTCTAATTACCTAGGGTacataaaaacatttttcaaatgcGAGAAGAGAATTACGAGCTAGAGTGGCAGTTAAAGAAGGGCAAGGAGCAGCTAGGACAGTCAGGGTTGAAGATAGAAGATGAAGGTGCCCAACTAAGCATACCTGCATATACAAGAAAATATAGATTGAGATTCTAATATCATCATACCAAGACATACTGAAAGtaatataataacaaaatagTAATGCAACTATAAACCAGAAACATGTTATTGACGTAAAATAATCATTTATCATAAAGCCTGAAGACAACCAAGCAGCCTATGAAGAACCTTCCTGCATCTCCAGTAGCTTTGAGTTCTAGTTGAAGAGACTGGCAAGAGCATCACTAAATAAGGAAAGGAATGCTAGAAGCTTGAGAATACTACTGAAAATAGAAATGAGTGTAAGAACTGATGTTTTTATTAATGTACCATAATGAACTCCAAAGTCTAACCATCCTTGCACTTCAACACTTTATATTCTCTGTGTATGGGCAGCTAAACTTTTTTCTCGTCATCATCACCAATATCAGCAATGTTTTGGAAATATTGTGTTTCTATTGGCACTATTATATAGTTTCAGGAAGCAGGCAAAAAATAAACACAACAATCACAATATTTTCCTCTTCCAGAAAATTCCAtttattatacatattttaaGTCTACATTTTGCAgttcttccttcttttataatttAGAACAGCTTTTACAAATATTTAACAGTTCCATAAGAAAGATAGTCGAAAACTCAAAAATTCGAGAACTTTTACTAATTAGTATTATAATCTTTTTTTAATTCCTAAGATTTCTCCTATGAGAAACTATATTTGtgtaaaaatgagaaaaggcttcacaagaaataaacaaaagttCTGACCATGCTTCTGTATAAGAAAGAACAACTTAAGCATGGCAGCGTGCCTATATAAACCAAGTGTCACAGAAGAATAACCAGAATTTAGTTATTCACCAAGTGGACTGCCCATCTCACAAATAAAGCacttacatttcaaaattagaaTATAATAAGCCAACTGCACACatgtttaatataaaaaataagagatatcATTATTATATGACCTTGAACACAAGTTCATGTTTGACAGCAGTAAAAGCTGATGAAGCAATATGATCGCAACTTCCTGTTTCTGACTCTTTCACACTGTCGCATATGTGTCCAAAACCAGAAGCGTCCAGTTGTTCAGTATTTACAGTTGAGTCTACGTTACGAGTAATATCAAAAACAGCCTTCATATTCGATGAATTTCTGTTGACACCTTCAGCAGTCAGAAGCCATTTCCAGATCTTCCCATCATCAGATATGGAGATCAAAAATGTGTCAGATGCAAGAAGCAATTCCCTGTCAAGACTTTTTGCACCATCTTCGACAGCATGCAAAGGTGACTTAAGTAACAGATCCGAGCATAATTCTCCAACATTTTCAAGAACAGATTCTGCAGGATAGAGTGTGACAGCAAGAATATTTGGCGAAGGTACAGTATTTCCAAGTGAAGGCATTAATTCTTCCATGAAACACATTAAGTGAACCTGCTCTCCTCTGCAAGAAGCACAATTTTCCATTTGAAGGGAGCACACAAAATAATACCATAACAAACTACATAATTTTCCACTTGAAGGAAGCATACAAGTAATAACATAACAAATTACAAGAACTTCCTGCATAACTTCAACATAGCATGATCAAGATAATATCATCAAATATTAGGACTCTAGGGATAGAACTTAGTTGACAAAGACAATCCAATTTACAAGAGCGAAGCAATCAAATTATCAGAATCATTAGCGATCAACACACCCAGATGTCTATGAGAATATCGACTATAATAAATTCATTACGCCACATGCACTCAGAATTCTAATTTCTAACTTGGAGGAATAGTGTCAACTGTCAACCATTGCGTCGATTCATTGTACCACATACAATTTGAGCATTTAGGATAAAATAGGCCAAAAGTTGCTGCCAACCGACTGAAGAACGATTTGTCTATTTTGAACGTTAATGTAAGAAAATTCTTATTTCagcaaaaagatggaaaaaatgtCCCTGCACAACCATCGTCGTGAATTATTATTGCCTGCTCCAGCTGTTCGTAGACCTCTTAGGCCCATGGGCAATGAAAACGCACTTTAAACTGTTCCACTCCCAATGGTAAGGCACGTACTGGGGAGACTGTCCGAccttaaaggaaaaagatgaagtGCAGGCAAGACTAAAAGATAAGAATCAAATAGCCCCAAAGGACATTCAGATGAAACTGGTGTTCGTCACGAGAAACTGACAGCAATCTAGTAAtatacaattttctttttccttttttcttatattcAGATAAAATAGATTATTGCCACGCCACATTCAGCCATCAACTTACTCGTTCCTTCTCCAAACGCTGATTTTGCCGTCAATATGAGCACAGTAAAGACGATCATTATGGTCCACGTCCGCCATAACATCGAGAAACTTGCTGCACCCCCTCGGCAATCCAGTGGAGAAGAGAGCCGTTTCATACTGCATATCGAAGATGAGCAGCTCTCGCGGAAAAACGGCATAGAGAATGTGCTTCCAATGTGGGGAAAAGCAGAACTTGACGAACACGAGGGGAAATGCGGCAAAGGCGGGAGTAATCGAAGAGATCTGAGTGTTGGAAGCAGCAGCATCCTTTTCTATCTTCTGGATCTCGGAGGAGTCGGAGACGGAGATCTGGCGCTCCTTGATGATCACATCGTCTTCCCTCTCGCCCAGGACCTTGATGGAGAGAAGGAAGCCCTTGAGACCCAAAGCGCAGAGGTGGCGAGAGTCAAAAGGGTCGACATGCATGCAGGAGAAGAACTCCGGGGAGGCGTCGTACTTCCAGAAGCACCGGCCGGTAGAAGGGTTCCAGAGGGAGAGAACGGAGGATCCGTTGAGGGATGCCAAGACCTTCGTGTCAGAGTCAGGTCTGACGAAGCAGAGATCCTGAATTCCCggttttgaagaagaagaaggcgaagACGCCGAAGAAGCAGTAGCGGcaaatgaagaagaggaagaggaagcggATTCGGTCTCCATCCACAATAGAGGAAGCCGGGAACGGGCGTCGAAGATGCCGATGCGGCCCTGGCGGTCCCCGACGGCGAGACGCAGGTGGTGGGGGGCATTGGAGGGGTCGTCGGAGAGATGGTCGCCGTGGAGAGGGTTGGGGATCCAACGGACTGAGGTGACGAAGGGGGCGAGGGcgagaggggaagaggaaggaggaggcatGGGGATGACGCAGACAAGCTGCATGGAGCGGGTATCAACGACGACGACGCTGCTGCCGGCTCCATAAGCGAGTAGCCCCGTGGAGCTGCAGTCACAGCAACCGCCATTGTTCCGACTGGCAGGGCCTGCAATCATACAGCCGGCTGCTGCTCCTGCCGCCATCCCTCACTCCTTGATCTTTCGCCCCTGCTACCGCCGGCTTCTTGTAGAGAGAGACGGAGGGAGATGCAGTTGACGTGCAACTGCGTGCGGACAGGACCTCCCCATTGAATGCAGAAATGAAATATAATCCTCCGCGCCGATGGGCAGTTAAGAACTCCGTCGCCGTTGCCTTGCCGACGGGAACTCCGATCGTCGGGGGCTTTAAGAGTTCAATCAATGCCTGCAACGACCTTTGCCATATAGGCCTGGACCCTGGTGAACCGGGAACCTCATTGTGCAATGTAACTTCACCGATCTTGTTCGATtacattttaaaacttaaatttataCACTTCAAGAAAATACATTACCAAAGCAATAAAATCTTTGGAAAACTTTTTAGACCTTTGatttttgattttataatgGCTCAGTTTGTAGAGATGGAAAACGAAAAGGATAAAAAGATAAACGAGAgtgtaaaaaatatatgtgCAGTCAGTTTATATTAAACGGATGAACAATGGCATTCATTTCTTACACATTGAGGATGTATAGGGTAAAGATTTGCAAGCCTATGGCTACCTCAATAGGCTCAAATGCTGAAGATTCATGCGGCATCTTGTATAGGcgattgcccacacaaaccaACACAAATTGCGTATCATATATTTATCCTTCATAGTcgttttctcatttacataatGGTTCcacttaaaaattttatattcgCAGTAGTGTCTCTCAGTCAGAAATTTCCGGCTTCACCATTGCGTGTTTCTAAGTTGTATCAAAATTGGGTACGTTTAAGAGTTTTACCTAACATTTCTTATTGACACAAATATCTAAAGTACTGCTCCAATAAGCTATTGATGAGCTATAATTGCCCATCCGTGCTCGAATGTTTGCTTGATGAAAAGAGCAAATAAGAGACATGTAATTGAAGCACTTCAAGCCAAAATTTGTTCATGAAGTGAGTATTCATTACCATTGTTCTTTTTGTGGGTCTATGGAAAGTAGTAGTTGCATTCAAGGATTAAGGTTCACTCTTAACCTAGGTGGTATTCCAAAACATTGGTTATGAAGACACACCTTCTTCTGTTATGAGGATGTCATCTCTTAACAAGGATAACTGAGTCTTCTTTACCTCACCAGTTAGACAGGGTGTTGTGTTGTGGAATCCTATTTCATTCCTTCATGAGCTTGGTCAAACAAAGCATACTCTGTGAGgtagcgtttggatgacacattGAAAATGGTATTtcagaaaacctggttttgtaaaaatgagTTTTGAAGAACATCGGTTTTATGTTTTGGGGTGGGTAGGAGAAATTTGGTTTTGGGTGAATAATCTGAGAAGGGTAGTTTTCTCAGTCTCTTACGAAAACAGCATTTTGCCTCCAAATCGCCTTTTTAAGCATCTATCCAAACATGTCCTAAGTGAGATTATGCTTTCTGGCTTAAAACATCAAGCAAAACATTGGACCTTGCACCTTGTACTCCAAAGTGAAGCCGAACTGGAGAGTTCTTTCGATTGAGCTTGCTTTGATGTCGTCAACTTCTTCTGCATCTTGAAGTAGCTTGTGGTTGTATTGTTTGCTACACTTGATAAGCAGTGTTGCCAATGAGGTATAAGGACTGGTTTGTTAGATTATAGAAACACCAAGCCTGTAATCACCTTAAACTTATCCATCGATGCCCTTAAGAAGTTGGTCCAGTacctttttcttgttgtttgtaTGAACCGAAATATCTTGAGCTACTCTAAAGATGGGTTGTATTGGGGAGTTCAGTGCTTCATGCACTGCTCATTCGTAGCCCACCAATTCAAATTGACTCACGAATATGAGCTTGTTAGAGGGAGGCTTCATAGCCATCAACTTCACAGAACTAAGCACTCCCATTTGACCACCATCATTAGCGGATGTCTCATCTTTCACCTAGACAATGTTATTGGCCCTACTTCCACTAGAGCTTCAGTTTGGATGTTTTGATTTTAGTTGGGCACTCAACTTGCCAATAGCCCTCTTGGAACTCATAAGAATCTTGTAATAGGTTGTCATTTCCTTGATAGGGTAATAATCTTTACTTAATAGTTCATATTTTAAGCATTGCTTGTTTCCTTGGGTTTGCCAAGATTCCTTGCTCAACCTACTGAAGTTTCCCTTGGATTGGCCCTGGCTGTGAGTATTTTTGTCTTAGTTAACATTGTTCTTATGAACCCTGTGGCAGCCTAGCTTCGCACCAAATAGGAATGTTTTCTCATTATGACCAAATTCTTAGGTATGttcctcaaaaaagaaatattaaatataaatccccaaccactttaaaatatttaaccTAGAATACCCTTAATTTTCTGTAAACACTGAGTTTATCTTTAATATTAATCGTGACGAACTGACTCTGGTCTTTATTATGACACACCCCTATGCATTTTATAGCTGGCTTGCATTCACACCGACGAAAGTTTTGAATGGAACATGAGAAGTATATGAATCCCTTCAAAAGCTTCCACAAAGCACTACAACCAAATCCTTCCCGGCAAGAGACATCGCAATTTTTGGCTTGTCAATGGCTGGAGAAACACGATTTTCTCCACATTTTATGAAAGCCATGCCAGTATGTAAATCTGCTGTAACCGGCGCTTTTTAATACTCGGACAGTGGCACAATGAATGCAACATTCTTCATCAAGGATCTTACCACTTAAAGATTTGCAGGGTTCAACATCGTGTGGCACCTACAGCCGACTGTATCTGATGATTAGCAAAATAGCCCAAATATCAACAGGCAAATTCCATGCAAGGTTCTTACTCGAGATCATGTTGCTGCAAAACTGGAACAGAGCGAAAGCAGCTGAACAGATAAAGCTGGGATTCCTTTTGCTGGGAATGTAACTATTGAAATACTACTTGCAGAAAATCAATTGATGAACAAAAATACAACTGGAATTACAAAGATTCATCTAATGTTGTTGAGGAACTGTTGGCCTGTTTTCAATCATGTCATAATGTAGGATGAAATTTTCCTGCAGTCCACCACAAAGGTTTGCTCCATCAGatagatgagagagagaaagagagagagatgaacacaAAGATGTAATAATATACgatggaaaattttcaaaccttCCGAACAGTTTCCCATATGTTGGGATCAAAAGCAAGGTAGGTTCCTCTCTCGTATGTATGTGTCCTAACAAGTGGATCAACATTCGGAGCCTTAAAGAGCCACAACCGCAGTTCTTTGTGGTAGATCCAACCCAGATTCACCCTGCATGACAAACCAACATATGGATTGAAAGTCAAGAACGAAAAGAAACAATAATGAAATTCACACAATTACATTACTAGAAGTTCAGTTTAGACAACTGGAGAAGTTAAGAACATAGAGATAATCATGGTGTGCGAAAGAGTGAAGAGCAGGAAGGGAAGATGTCTGAGCTAGAAAAGCTTTGACTAGGTGCAGTTACTATGTCAGACCAAGTAAAATTATAGGATGcaatataaaattcaaatatctATCTCCACCGAGCCATGCAGTTGTATGCAACCATGAGATGAATGCATGTGCTCATCTgcttctgtgtgtgtgtgtgtgtgtgtgagagagagagagagagagagagagagagagagagagagagcatacagTTCATTGGCTGCATATAACTGAGCTTCATCCTTTGGCATACTGCCAACCAAAAAACACAAAGTCAAGCCTTAACTCGTGACAACATGAAGGATAGACTCTCAGAAGAGGCAAGTTAGGAATTTAAcctataaaaaatataaaatagtgTCTCCGGCCGGAATCTTGAAAAATAACCTGGCTATATTCATTGAAGACAAGTCAGAAAACAAGATGTGAAAAAGACAAGCCACTGTTGAAATATGTACAAAGTCTTACTTGTAGTTTCAGGGTAGGTTGAAGATAGCACTGAGGAAATGAGTACTCAGGATCACCCTTTACAGGTCCATCAGACCAAGGGGAGGCAAAAGTCTTGTAAAGATTGTCTCTAGAGTTCAAATTCAACCCCAATGTTGTCAGGTCAATCCCCAATGCAAGTGATGTGAGATCAGGGTCACTCATCTTTATCACATTTAGTAGACCTAACAGGCCAAAACGATCTGGAGCAGCTTGAATGCTTTGCAAGGGTTTGACGCTTTGATCCCCATATGATTGTTGGGCGGACATCGTTTGTAGATGAAAATGTGATTGGTTTGGATGGTGATACTGCTGAAGAAGCTGCTCATAAGTTAAATTAGTGGTAGAAACAGGCCTTAACCCAAGATTAGGTACACCACTGGTCCGAACCTAATAAAGTTAAAGCACACAGTCAGGAGGCTTAATATCTgagaaattataaaatttagaCCGTAGATGAACATGAACAAATCCCTGATGAGGGTCAAAACATGAGCAGCTCATGAACGCAGACTGTGTAGGATCAACAAAAAGAATCCAACTAAAAGCTTCCATTGAGAAGAGAGACTTGAAGATTGACCTCAAAAGAACCAAAAACAATCAACATGGAGTCAATGAGAAAATACCTGCGAGTGATAGGGTGCAGACAAGCCACGTGAAGATGGAAATAGATCAGAACCATGAACCTGCAGAAGCTCCGGAGTGCTGGCAGTTGGATAAGATACTCCAGCATTACTTGCTGATGAAGAatgctgttgttgttgttgcagcTGCTGCTGACGATGAGCTATGTAAGTGCCAGCTAAATTGAATCCTACTGGCCTGCTCATCTATGTTTTATATACATAAACCCATTAAAAAGTTAGACATGGATCCAGACAAAAAGAAGTTCAGAACTTGAAGGTATATCTTACTGGAAACTAATGGCATTGCAGTGTAATCAATATCATATAAGGCACACATGCAAGTTTTATGAGTTCATGGACCTGACTCAAGCACGTTATTCTTGAAAGGAAAGTGTTTTATTTTGTCGTATGGGTCTGTATCTCAACCAGTATTAACATCCAATCCAGCCATCCAATGTGGTATTGTGTTTTGATTGTTGTTTAAGCATATTCTTGGTACCCGCATGGGTTGTTAAGTCAGGTCCATGATTCccaatgtcataaaaaaaacaaactggCTGAAATCTAaccacaacaaaaaaatgaaaacctacAGGGAAATGCTGTGGCTGCATTATTGACATTGCATTTTCATGATGTGCGTCTTTCTGATGCAGATCGATTGCATAATCAGCACTATTACCTGTTTCCATTCAGCAGATGCGTGTCTACATTAAGTGCAaagccaaacaaaaaatagccaaaaatttctgggaAACAATATTTCCTACATAACATAGCAACTATAAGCTGATTAGTTGTAATAAACTGCACAACAAACCAGGGACAATGACACAGTTATTAGGGGACTGCATTACAAGCGAGCTGCAAACCAAAACCTAAGCTAAGCCATAAAGGATGTCACCAAATTTTGAAGTAAATGAAATGGCAAAAGTAGAACTTGTGAAAGGACAGCCAATTGTAAGAATCAACAGAGAGCAGATGTGAGAAGTCATTGTTGACAGACAGATGGCATCACGGTTGTGAATATGACTGCCAACAACCCCCAAAAAGAATCATAGGTAGGAAGGGACATCAGGTTCGCCTGCCAATCAAAACGGTGTAGAAACTTCAACAGATACAATAGACATAGAAGTTAGCAACTCATAAGATGGTCGATAAGCATTAACAGCAGCAACATTTTACAAGAAACTCCTAGTCCTGCCTCGGTTGTAGATCCTCCTTCCAGGTCTCATTGGGAAGGTACAATAAGCAGCTAGATTACTTCTTGATCTTTGATAAGTTGTGCGCTCTATGACTATAAATGCAGtatatttgatttaattttacatagaaattgatttttcttattaAGAATAGTAGTGAGAAAATTAATGTTGCCTTTAACGCTAGGAACAAGATATGAAGGATGGAAAGTAAACCTCTCTAGCATCTACGtggaaactttaaaaaacaaggaaaaaaaaaaggctcttTGTGCAATTAAAGGCTGGAAGAACCTGGGTGTCTAGtgtaggcaagagtcctagaaCTGCTAAAAGGATTCTAATTGGAGAAAGCATTCAGAGGGACTGGCCATTCACTTGGAGATTAACCATCAAACAGTCTTAAGGGAAAGGGTAACCTGCATTTGCATCTGAAAAGAGATTTATGTCAACTTCAAACTCGAGCATCAGATCTAGTTAGGTTCAAACGCAGCAATGTTCTACATCAGGAATTGAGTGCATGAGGAGAGTCCAGTCTGCAAGCCTACAGTCTGCAAGCCTACAAGATATGCAACTCACAAGTTCACAGTCCATTGGTCAATTCTTCGCACCATCTCCAGGGTGCTAGACCAAACACAAGGGGATGGTACAATCAGACTTAAGGTCAATAGACCTACAAGGAAACAAGTTCACCACTTCCATTGTTCTCATAGAAACCATATGTTTCAGCCCCTCATAAAAGAAACTCTAAATGACTACGTACTTCTTGCTCTGAAGTCACTTTCCATCACTTCAACAACCtcaatttcaaaaaagaaatggaaaatgaaCTCCATGAGGCCTAGTGGTCACTCCTGAAGCAGGACTAGAATGGTAAAAACTAAAAGCACCAAAACTGCAATGAGCATCCAGAGTGCATTCATTGACCtgcaaactctctctctctgtctctctctctaccttctGCCCTTACCCTAACTATATATAACCCTACTAGTACTGCTCCTTCCCTGATGGCAATGGATTAAAATATTTGAGCATATGGACCTTGTGATACTCTGAAACTCAACTTTAAAACTGGCCATAGGTACCTCGAAGGTGCCAAACAATTGTTGAAAGACTATATGAGTATAAACAGTAGTCAAAAATCAAACTATTCTATTGAATCAATCATCAACTGACTGTTGCATATAAATACTAGTCAAAACTCCTGCCATTCCATTGAATTGATCACCATCTGACTGTTGTTACAGAACTAGCACCTAGTTGGTCAGACTAGGCAACTAGTCCGCATAGTTATTGATCGGCTGACTAATCCttaacacacatacacacacacacatataagaggATTCCAACATGCCagataattaaaaataaaaaatccatcaTTGAGAGCACCATAAA comes from the Nymphaea colorata isolate Beijing-Zhang1983 chromosome 14, ASM883128v2, whole genome shotgun sequence genome and includes:
- the LOC116267573 gene encoding probable NOT transcription complex subunit VIP2 isoform X1; the encoded protein is MATSLFQSTLNGSNSSLPDPANLGRSFGTSFASQSGSTPVFHHSGAIQALHNVHGSFNVANIPGSLTSRNSALGGVSSPGGQQPSGSLSSGRFASNNLSVSLSQLSQGSLHGHSGVSNRGSISVVGSPSFTSNMNGVGGPVPGITPASASFGNRNAVPGLGVSPFLDNIGSRLPGSGGTIVGANNIAQNINSGAGLNVPGLASRGNLTANNGSLNMQGSSRLTGGVLQQAPQMFPMLGRSYSTSGGPLAQNQARGGNSSFTSLGVANGVNSNDSSPFDINDFPQLTGRPSSAGGPQGQSGSLRKQGVGISSMVQPSQEFSIQNEDFPALPGFKGNSADYAIDLHQKDAHHENAMSIMQPQHFPMSRPVGFNLAGTYIAHRQQQLQQQQQHSSSASNAGVSYPTASTPELLQVHGSDLFPSSRGLSAPYHSQVRTSGVPNLGLRPVSTTNLTYEQLLQQYHHPNQSHFHLQTMSAQQSYGDQSVKPLQSIQAAPDRFGLLGLLNVIKMSDPDLTSLALGIDLTTLGLNLNSRDNLYKTFASPWSDGPVKGDPEYSFPQCYLQPTLKLQPGYFSRFRPETLFYIFYSMPKDEAQLYAANELVNLGWIYHKELRLWLFKAPNVDPLVRTHTYERGTYLAFDPNIWETVRKENFILHYDMIENRPTVPQQH
- the LOC116267573 gene encoding probable NOT transcription complex subunit VIP2 isoform X3 is translated as MVQIQVFQILQIWGGLLELHLQANQDQPLFFITQVPYKLFIMSMEASMWLIFLGPLHLAIQHWVVCLLLVVSSLQEVFLLEGSGGTIVGANNIAQNINSGAGLNVPGLASRGNLTANNGSLNMQGSSRLTGGVLQQAPQMFPMLGRSYSTSGGPLAQNQARGGNSSFTSLGVANGVNSNDSSPFDINDFPQLTGRPSSAGGPQGQSGSLRKQGVGISSMVQPSQEFSIQNEDFPALPGFKGNSADYAIDLHQKDAHHENAMSIMQPQHFPMSRPVGFNLAGTYIAHRQQQLQQQQQHSSSASNAGVSYPTASTPELLQVHGSDLFPSSRGLSAPYHSQVRTSGVPNLGLRPVSTTNLTYEQLLQQYHHPNQSHFHLQTMSAQQSYGDQSVKPLQSIQAAPDRFGLLGLLNVIKMSDPDLTSLALGIDLTTLGLNLNSRDNLYKTFASPWSDGPVKGDPEYSFPQCYLQPTLKLQPGYFSRFRPETLFYIFYSMPKDEAQLYAANELVNLGWIYHKELRLWLFKAPNVDPLVRTHTYERGTYLAFDPNIWETVRKENFILHYDMIENRPTVPQQH